A genomic window from Carassius gibelio isolate Cgi1373 ecotype wild population from Czech Republic chromosome A11, carGib1.2-hapl.c, whole genome shotgun sequence includes:
- the LOC128022709 gene encoding metalloproteinase inhibitor 3 isoform X1: MSVPLSAAVTLGLLFFLSVGLNEQVAEGCKCLQRHPQQVFCESDIVIRVKVTGNVAGTRPDLVAYSVKVITKYKPNNKKAIWVIYSDKTSCGAHLENGEYLLSGRVVDGVMVFGLCDLVWRWDQLSSVQKRNLNLYRTGCACEITSCTGASCLNTKHQRKCLVGVKNSISLGYEEALQAVCLPGRHGSCRWQK; this comes from the exons ATGAGTGTCCCGCTGTCTGCTGCTGTTACTCTAGGACTGCTGTTCTTCCTGTCTGTGGGACTGAATGAGCAGGTGGCCGAGGGCTGTAAATGTCTTCAAAGACACCCTCAACAGGTGTTCTGCGAGTCTGATATTG TGATTCGTGTGAAGGTCACTGGAAATGTGGCCGGCACTCGCCCCGACTTGGTTGCATACAGTGTCAAAGTTATCACG AAGTACAAGCCTAACAATAAGAAGGCAATTTGGGTCATCTACTCCGATAAAACCTCATGTGGCGCTCATCTGGAAAACGGCGAGTATCTGCTGTCAG GACGTGTTGTGGATGGAGTGATGGTTTTTGGTTTATGTGACCTTGTGTGGCGTTGGGACCAACTCTCCTCCGTTCAAAAGCGGAACCTCAACCTGTATCGGACTGGCTGTGCCTGTGAG ATTACATCCTGTACTGGAGCGTCCTGTTTGAACACCAAGCATCAAAGAAAGTGTCTGGTAGGAGTCAAGAACTCAATCAGTCTTGGTTATGAAGAGGCTCTTCAGGCTGTTTGCCTCCCAGGCAGACACGGCTCCTGCAGATGGCAAAAATGA